A single Oncorhynchus tshawytscha isolate Ot180627B unplaced genomic scaffold, Otsh_v2.0 Un_contig_6162_pilon_pilon, whole genome shotgun sequence DNA region contains:
- the LOC121842385 gene encoding nanos homolog 3-like, with product MESENKSFQPWRDYMKLADAVREMKLGNFTSEPSTVDGHHSSICATMVEFEQFPSRALLSPIAPVATPPLRHENSKSVPLRKAAPLHPSSSEGPTTSTAASRPSVGTRVQRERKKATRSKMPEGAPSPERLSCSFCKHNGESESVFGSHSLKDQDGAVVCPYLRQYACPLCGATGAQAHTKRFCPRVETTYNSVYVK from the coding sequence ATGGAGTCCGAAAATAAGAGTTTCCAACCGTGGCGGGACTACATGAAGCTAGCGGACGCAGTGCGGGAGATGAAGTTAGGGAACTTCACATCAGAACCGTCAACTGTTGACGGTCATCACTCCAGTATATGCGCGACCATGGTGGAATTTGAACAGTTCCCGTCGCGAGCCTTGCTGTCACCGATAGCACCGGTGGCGACACCACCTCTACGGCACGAAAATTCCAAAAGTGTCCCCTTGCGTAAAGCCGCTCCTTTACATCCGAGCAGCAGCGAGGGTCCCACGACTTCTACAGCAGCGTCCAGACCCTCCGTGGGGACCCGGgtccagagggagagaaagaaggcgACCCGCTCCAAGATGCCGGAGGGAGCGCCATCACCTGAGCGCCTGTCCTGCAGCTTCTGCAAACACAACGGGGAGTCTGAATCTGTGTTTGGGTCCCACAGTCTAAAGGACCAGGATGGGGCCGTGGTGTGCCCGTACCTGCGGCAGTATGCCTGTCCTCTCTGCGGGGCCACCGGGGCTCAAGCCCACACCAAGCGCTTCTGTCCCCGGGTGGAAACCACCTACAACTCTGTCTATGTCAAGTGA